A genomic stretch from Chitinophaga lutea includes:
- the atpG gene encoding ATP synthase F1 subunit gamma: MSGQLKEVRNRIKSIQSTQQITKAMKMVSAAKLRRAQDAIVQMRPYAEKLQEMLQNIVSNSEGDIDMALAANRQVEKVLIVAITSDRGLCGAYNTNVIKLAKQTIREKYAAQFAKGHVEVLPIGKKAYEHFSKNGYKVNDRFWQLFTRLTFENVKEAAAVALDGFVKGEYDAVDIVYSEFKNAATQRFKVEQFLPIGKVEPKEGVKQQKADFIFEPEKATLIAELMPKILNTQFFKAVLDGHASEHGARMTAMDKATENAGELLRSLKIEYNRARQAAITTELTEIVSGAAALMG, from the coding sequence ATGTCTGGACAGCTTAAAGAAGTTCGTAACCGTATTAAATCCATCCAGTCTACCCAGCAGATCACCAAAGCCATGAAAATGGTAAGTGCTGCGAAGCTGCGCCGTGCACAGGATGCCATCGTTCAAATGCGCCCTTATGCCGAGAAACTGCAGGAAATGCTGCAGAACATCGTGAGCAATTCCGAAGGCGACATCGACATGGCGCTGGCTGCCAACCGCCAGGTAGAAAAGGTATTGATTGTGGCCATCACGTCAGACCGCGGATTGTGCGGGGCTTACAACACCAACGTGATTAAGCTGGCCAAACAGACCATCCGTGAAAAGTACGCCGCGCAGTTCGCGAAAGGCCACGTGGAAGTACTCCCCATCGGTAAAAAAGCATACGAACATTTCTCCAAAAACGGCTACAAGGTGAACGACCGCTTCTGGCAGCTGTTTACCCGCCTCACTTTCGAAAACGTGAAAGAAGCCGCCGCGGTGGCCCTGGATGGTTTCGTGAAAGGTGAGTACGACGCGGTAGACATCGTGTACAGCGAGTTCAAGAATGCCGCTACCCAGCGCTTTAAAGTGGAGCAGTTCCTGCCCATCGGCAAAGTAGAGCCGAAAGAAGGCGTTAAACAACAGAAAGCGGATTTCATTTTCGAGCCGGAAAAAGCAACCCTGATTGCCGAACTGATGCCGAAAATCCTGAATACACAGTTCTTCAAAGCCGTACTGGACGGTCATGCTTCCGAGCACGGCGCCCGTATGACGGCTATGGATAAAGCCACCGAAAACGCCGGCGAACTGCTGCGCAGCCTGAAGATCGAATACAACCGCGCCCGCCAGGCAGCCATCACTACCGAGCTGACCGAGATCGTGAGCGGCGCCGCAGCGCTGATGGGTTGA
- the scpB gene encoding SMC-Scp complex subunit ScpB produces the protein MEISQLIPHVEALIFAADRPLPAADILELLNNALAFLEDRATAEQVDAAIEAIQEKYNSEFYAFSVRESGGGYQFLTKKDYYQTVAQLNGEKFLKRLSTAALETLAIIAYKQPISKGEIEHIRGVSTDYSITKLLEKELIVISGRSEELPGKPLLYSTSKAFMDYFGLNSPADLPKLKEVFEEDFVAPTQLTLEATEPAEAVAEDEDGFLVVSENGELTETTTIVMDDTLPEEPTEEHEAEAGETAEETEEAATEIAASVEEEAKEPGEKKGEEGDDEEEDEDEEDDEEDEEEDEDEEEDDDDEDENEDEEEGNEEEDEEGEEGDEDGSVEEGGEPENTIVEFKEDAYEEDDEEKADDADAEIEDADDRLSDEEDEEEGEEPKS, from the coding sequence ATGGAAATTTCTCAGCTCATACCGCATGTGGAAGCATTGATCTTCGCCGCAGACCGCCCGCTGCCGGCGGCCGACATCCTCGAGCTGCTCAATAATGCCCTGGCTTTCCTTGAAGACCGCGCCACCGCCGAACAGGTAGACGCCGCCATCGAGGCTATCCAGGAAAAATATAACTCGGAATTTTATGCCTTCAGCGTGCGCGAAAGCGGCGGCGGCTACCAGTTCCTGACCAAAAAAGATTATTACCAGACGGTGGCCCAGCTCAACGGTGAGAAGTTCCTCAAACGCCTCTCTACCGCAGCGCTGGAAACCCTTGCCATCATTGCCTATAAACAGCCCATTTCAAAAGGCGAGATCGAACATATCCGCGGCGTAAGCACCGATTATTCCATTACCAAACTGCTGGAAAAGGAACTGATCGTGATCTCCGGCCGCAGCGAGGAGCTGCCCGGCAAACCCTTGCTATATTCCACTTCCAAGGCATTCATGGATTATTTCGGCCTCAACTCCCCGGCGGATCTTCCCAAACTGAAAGAAGTATTCGAAGAGGATTTCGTGGCGCCCACCCAGCTGACACTCGAAGCCACCGAACCCGCGGAGGCCGTGGCCGAAGATGAAGATGGCTTCCTCGTGGTATCCGAAAACGGCGAACTGACCGAAACCACTACCATCGTGATGGACGATACACTGCCGGAAGAACCGACGGAAGAACACGAAGCGGAAGCGGGCGAAACTGCGGAGGAAACGGAGGAGGCAGCAACAGAGATAGCGGCTTCGGTGGAGGAAGAAGCGAAAGAACCGGGTGAAAAGAAAGGTGAGGAAGGGGATGATGAAGAGGAGGATGAGGATGAAGAGGATGATGAGGAAGATGAAGAAGAGGATGAAGACGAAGAAGAGGATGACGACGACGAGGATGAGAATGAGGATGAAGAAGAAGGCAATGAAGAAGAAGATGAAGAGGGGGAAGAAGGCGACGAAGATGGATCGGTTGAAGAAGGTGGGGAGCCGGAAAATACGATTGTCGAATTCAAGGAAGATGCATACGAAGAAGATGACGAAGAAAAAGCGGACGATGCGGATGCTGAAATTGAAGATGCCGACGACCGCCTGAGCGATGAAGAAGATGAGGAGGAAGGCGAAGAACCTAAAAGCTGA